A part of Biomphalaria glabrata chromosome 3, xgBioGlab47.1, whole genome shotgun sequence genomic DNA contains:
- the LOC129924952 gene encoding glutaredoxin-related protein 5, mitochondrial-like encodes MNAITRSVLSHNFRSSCQYVVFRAFSSEAKNINFDDLVKGKPIVVFMKGTPVAPRCGFSNAVCQILKHHGVKDFTSYDVLSDDAVREGIKKYTNWPTIPQVFFNGEFVGGCDIMLDMHKNGDLIKELQKVGIRSALLDAKDNSDGKS; translated from the exons ATGAACGCAATAACTAGAAGTGTTTTAAGTCATAACTTTAGGTCTTCGTGCCAATATGTGGTTTTCCGTGCATTCTCTAGTGAAGCGAAAAACATAAACTTTGATGACTTAGTCAAGGGTAAACCAATAGTTGTTTTTATGAAAGGTACTCCAGTAGCTCCCCGTTGTGGATTCAGCAATGCCGTCTGCCAAATACTCAAACATCACGGAGTTAAAGACTTTACATCTTATGATGTTTTGTCAGATGATGCAGTCAGggaag gtattaaaaaatatactaaCTGGCCAACCATACCGCAAGTGTTCTTCAATGGAGAATTTGTTGGTGGCTGCGACATTATGCTGGACATGCACAAAAATGGGGATCTGATTAAAGAACTACAAAAAGTTGGCATTAGATCTGCTTTGTTAGATGCTAAAGACAACAGTGACGGCAAAtcttaa